The proteins below come from a single Corynebacterium glyciniphilum AJ 3170 genomic window:
- a CDS encoding LysE family translocator, whose amino-acid sequence MTGGALLSILVAWLLAIASPGPDLVQILRLGAVRRNGVACALGIMSGNTLWIVASMVGLSALIDAVPWVLTALFLVGGAFLAWMGQVALRGGLAERRSAGTTVSATPTTTAERVSTLGAWRLGLMTNLANPKALVFFGAVFAGFVPPDTGWTTRLIILAVMLVTGIAWFVAVAVMVSVPALSRRLQAAGPWIDVIAGVVFLVLGVILVGEGLLEL is encoded by the coding sequence ATGACCGGCGGCGCTCTCCTCAGCATTCTTGTCGCGTGGCTGCTCGCCATCGCTTCGCCTGGCCCGGATCTGGTGCAGATCCTGCGGCTCGGCGCCGTCCGGCGTAACGGCGTCGCTTGCGCCCTCGGCATCATGAGCGGCAACACCCTGTGGATCGTCGCCAGCATGGTCGGACTGTCCGCGCTCATCGATGCCGTCCCCTGGGTCCTCACGGCCCTGTTCCTGGTCGGTGGCGCCTTCCTGGCGTGGATGGGGCAGGTGGCCCTGCGCGGTGGCCTGGCGGAACGCCGCTCCGCGGGGACGACTGTGTCGGCGACGCCGACCACCACCGCCGAGCGGGTCTCCACCCTCGGTGCATGGCGTCTCGGTCTGATGACGAACCTGGCGAACCCGAAGGCGCTGGTGTTCTTCGGCGCGGTGTTCGCCGGTTTCGTTCCCCCGGACACCGGGTGGACGACGCGCCTGATCATTCTGGCGGTCATGCTCGTCACCGGTATCGCCTGGTTCGTGGCCGTGGCGGTGATGGTGTCCGTGCCCGCGCTGTCCCGTCGCCTACAGGCCGCGGGGCCGTGGATCGACGTTATCGCTGGGGTGGTGTTCCTTGTCCTCGGTGTGATCCTGGTGGGGGAGGGGCTTCTGGAGCTGTGA
- a CDS encoding RNA-binding S4 domain-containing protein, with protein sequence MPEREEHKVPAQDVPVRGDDIRLGQFIKLANLVDSGGAAKEAVAAGRVTVNGEADTRRGRHLRSGDEVVVLDEDATPIAAARVVTGNGGDTSGDSDDDDYFDEATADDDFDPDKWRNL encoded by the coding sequence ATGCCTGAGCGAGAAGAGCACAAGGTACCGGCGCAGGATGTCCCCGTGCGCGGGGACGACATCCGATTGGGGCAGTTCATCAAACTGGCGAACCTGGTCGATTCCGGCGGCGCAGCCAAGGAGGCTGTCGCCGCCGGTCGTGTGACGGTCAACGGTGAGGCTGACACCCGCCGTGGCCGGCACCTGCGTTCCGGGGATGAGGTGGTTGTTCTTGACGAGGACGCCACCCCGATTGCCGCCGCCCGGGTCGTCACTGGGAATGGCGGCGACACCAGCGGCGACAGTGACGATGACGACTACTTTGACGAAGCAACTGCCGACGACGATTTCGACCCCGACAAGTGGAGGAACCTCTGA
- a CDS encoding VOC family protein: protein MPALVAEPGMPIWIDLATTDLEKAKTFYTELLDWEFDTQCDGYLVAKKNGMPVAGLGEVPDDKSSLWGMLLYAPDIDHVHDEAVKAGATSILSPRDVGRRGRMAVIVDPSGATVGLKQPSGDEPFFAAGEPGTPVWHELLVGEEFDATLKFYHDLAGWDIRQHSDTDKFRYATGEYNGAPLCGMWDTSELDENPSMWTLYLGCANVDAAAKKVKKLGGKLVRAPWNSELGRLCTLVDPTGALVNLCEIAEPTPESLEDIHEPDIMAPGAPQP from the coding sequence ATGCCCGCTCTCGTAGCGGAGCCAGGAATGCCGATCTGGATCGACCTGGCTACCACTGACCTGGAGAAGGCGAAGACCTTCTACACCGAGCTCCTTGACTGGGAGTTCGACACACAGTGCGACGGCTACCTCGTCGCCAAGAAGAACGGAATGCCCGTCGCGGGTCTCGGCGAGGTCCCCGACGACAAGTCGTCGCTGTGGGGCATGCTGCTCTACGCGCCTGACATCGACCATGTCCATGATGAGGCCGTCAAGGCAGGTGCGACGAGCATCCTGTCCCCACGCGATGTGGGACGCCGCGGACGCATGGCCGTCATCGTCGACCCGTCGGGTGCGACGGTGGGGCTCAAGCAGCCGTCCGGCGACGAGCCCTTCTTCGCCGCCGGTGAGCCGGGAACCCCGGTGTGGCACGAGCTCCTCGTTGGTGAAGAGTTCGACGCGACGCTGAAGTTCTACCACGACCTCGCCGGGTGGGATATCCGCCAGCACAGCGACACGGACAAGTTCCGTTACGCCACCGGCGAATACAACGGTGCGCCGCTGTGCGGCATGTGGGACACCAGCGAGCTGGACGAGAACCCGTCGATGTGGACGCTCTACCTCGGCTGCGCCAACGTGGATGCTGCGGCGAAGAAGGTCAAGAAGCTCGGCGGCAAGCTGGTCCGCGCCCCGTGGAACTCCGAACTGGGCCGTCTGTGCACGCTGGTCGACCCGACGGGTGCGCTGGTGAACCTCTGCGAGATCGCCGAGCCGACGCCAGAGAGCCTCGAGGACATCCACGAGCCTGACATCATGGCACCCGGGGCTCCGCAGCCCTGA